In Halalkalicoccus sp. CG83, a single genomic region encodes these proteins:
- a CDS encoding RNA-guided endonuclease InsQ/TnpB family protein, translated as MEYRRTAVIKLDVPQDADSSLRETVEQFKHGANTASEWCWHGDDGYHVTSKAKAERALYDQLRDETDLTTNLVQKGVRRAVEAVKSGVARLKRGERTSQPYFSADSAVYDKRSATFHRDHVSLSTVDGRVECDYILPDDPDRHPRTYLEDKDYEFRMATLQRRDDEWFLHASMRKVEADDPEPDTEHRTVLGVDLGVNNIAVSSTGTFWSADEFNHWRLEYEKRRGSLQQRGTRAAHEAIEGIGRKEYGRFEIYLHGVANELIEETVEYGCSHIVFEDLTHIRENIPQATWQHVWAFRRLFHYVEYKAAEHGVEAMQVPPNHTSQRCSTCGCTHEDNRDGEYFECLKCGYQNHADYNAAKNIGYRYLRRRQNAADGGAPVDVRLNRGTLNVSGEYVPPASTA; from the coding sequence GTGGAATACCGTCGCACCGCCGTAATCAAGCTCGACGTGCCTCAGGATGCCGATTCGTCCCTCCGTGAGACAGTCGAGCAATTCAAACACGGCGCGAACACCGCGAGCGAATGGTGTTGGCATGGTGACGACGGATACCACGTTACCTCGAAGGCCAAAGCCGAACGTGCCTTGTACGACCAACTGCGGGACGAAACCGACCTTACCACGAACCTCGTCCAGAAAGGAGTCCGCCGCGCGGTCGAAGCCGTCAAGAGCGGTGTAGCACGACTGAAGCGCGGTGAACGAACGTCCCAACCCTACTTCTCCGCCGATAGCGCGGTCTACGACAAACGAAGTGCGACGTTCCACCGCGACCACGTCTCCCTTTCGACCGTCGACGGGCGCGTCGAGTGCGACTACATCCTTCCCGACGACCCCGACCGCCATCCACGGACGTATCTCGAAGACAAGGATTACGAGTTCCGCATGGCGACCCTACAACGGCGAGACGACGAGTGGTTCCTTCATGCCTCAATGCGGAAGGTCGAAGCCGACGACCCCGAACCCGACACTGAGCACAGAACAGTCCTCGGTGTGGACCTCGGGGTGAACAACATTGCTGTTTCGTCAACCGGCACGTTTTGGTCCGCCGATGAGTTCAACCACTGGCGTCTGGAGTACGAGAAGCGCCGTGGCTCGCTTCAACAGCGAGGAACGCGAGCCGCCCATGAAGCCATCGAAGGCATCGGGCGTAAGGAGTACGGGCGCTTCGAGATATACCTGCATGGTGTAGCGAACGAACTCATCGAGGAAACCGTCGAATACGGCTGCTCGCACATCGTCTTTGAGGACTTGACGCATATCCGCGAGAACATCCCGCAGGCGACGTGGCAACACGTGTGGGCGTTCCGCCGGTTGTTCCACTACGTCGAGTACAAGGCGGCTGAACACGGCGTCGAAGCCATGCAAGTCCCGCCGAACCACACGTCTCAACGCTGTTCGACGTGTGGCTGTACCCACGAGGACAACCGCGACGGCGAGTACTTTGAGTGTTTGAAGTGCGGGTATCAGAACCACGCGGATTACAACGCGGCGAAGAACATTGGCTATCGGTATCTCCGCCGGAGGCAAAACGCAGCCGACGGAGGCGCACCCGTAGACGTGCGCTTGAATCGCGGGACGCTGAACGTGAGTGGGGAGTACGTTCCCCCTGCCTCTACGGCATAG
- a CDS encoding antibiotic biosynthesis monooxygenase family protein, giving the protein MIIRIWHGWTTPENAEEYEQLVVEENYDIIAERTGDGYRGFEIARREQDNGEIKYVTITRFDSWEAVEEFGGEDPEEAYVPPKAQELLTDYDEQVEHYEVRDGEEI; this is encoded by the coding sequence ATGATTATACGCATCTGGCACGGATGGACGACGCCCGAGAACGCCGAGGAGTACGAACAGCTCGTTGTCGAGGAAAACTACGATATTATTGCCGAACGAACCGGTGACGGATACCGTGGGTTCGAGATAGCTCGCCGTGAGCAGGACAACGGTGAAATCAAGTACGTTACTATCACACGGTTCGACTCGTGGGAGGCCGTCGAGGAGTTCGGAGGAGAGGACCCCGAGGAGGCATACGTCCCGCCGAAAGCTCAGGAGTTGCTCACTGATTACGACGAGCAGGTGGAGCACTACGAGGTACGGGACGGCGAAGAAATCTGA
- a CDS encoding ferritin-like domain-containing protein, with protein sequence MGDQLTSRRSFLAASAVVGASAFGAIPASASEHGEEGMSGEMPPTEFVTEGEFEDDVDILNYARLLEFLEADFYRQALENMSERDLVCSEPIRSFGDPIQDRVYGDLQTILEHEETHAEVLGATIEDLGGEPIDEPEFEFGAAVEEPMEFLATAALLEDTGVSAYAGAAPSIENAELVPPALSIHSVEARHASFLRVLSGEIGFPAAFDEPLSRAEVEEAASQFIVQ encoded by the coding sequence ATGGGCGATCAACTGACCAGCCGCCGCAGCTTCCTCGCCGCCTCCGCAGTGGTGGGGGCAAGCGCATTCGGCGCGATACCAGCCAGTGCGAGTGAACACGGTGAGGAGGGGATGAGCGGAGAGATGCCACCGACCGAGTTCGTCACTGAGGGCGAGTTCGAGGACGACGTCGATATCCTCAACTACGCACGTCTCCTCGAGTTCCTCGAGGCCGACTTCTATCGCCAGGCGCTCGAGAACATGAGCGAGCGGGATCTCGTCTGCTCGGAGCCCATCCGATCGTTCGGCGATCCAATCCAGGATCGCGTCTACGGCGATCTTCAGACGATTCTGGAGCACGAAGAGACCCACGCCGAAGTCCTTGGGGCGACGATCGAAGACCTTGGGGGAGAGCCGATCGACGAACCGGAGTTCGAGTTCGGCGCGGCCGTTGAAGAGCCCATGGAGTTCCTCGCCACCGCAGCGCTGCTTGAGGACACCGGCGTCAGCGCCTACGCTGGTGCGGCTCCCTCGATCGAGAACGCGGAACTCGTCCCGCCGGCACTCAGCATCCACAGCGTCGAGGCGCGCCACGCATCGTTCCTGCGCGTGCTCAGTGGTGAGATCGGCTTCCCGGCCGCGTTCGATGAGCCCCTCTCGCGAGCGGAAGTCGAAGAGGCGGCCAGCCAGTTCATCGTCCAGTAG
- a CDS encoding helix-turn-helix transcriptional regulator yields the protein METEGDLTPRQQQALDLIRETKGLYQSELWKELEVSSRTGTRIATALEEEGMIERESAVYNGHTTYFLKPRTQDLDFSLLMAGDLFVPFASEEQVDPQSDAFTDWLLQLSAESQ from the coding sequence GTGGAGACTGAGGGTGATCTCACACCGCGCCAGCAACAGGCACTCGACCTCATCCGGGAAACTAAGGGCCTCTATCAAAGTGAATTGTGGAAGGAACTTGAGGTGAGTAGTCGCACTGGGACTCGGATTGCGACTGCACTCGAAGAGGAGGGAATGATCGAACGCGAGTCAGCCGTCTATAACGGCCATACGACGTATTTCCTCAAGCCCCGAACGCAAGATCTGGACTTTTCGTTACTTATGGCCGGTGATTTGTTCGTGCCGTTTGCTAGTGAGGAACAAGTGGATCCACAGAGTGATGCGTTCACGGATTGGCTGTTGCAGCTCTCTGCAGAGTCTCAGTGA
- a CDS encoding CHRD domain-containing protein has protein sequence MATGSAAADEHDHVRSYSADLTGDQQVPPVGTDASGHATFEANEDEMTVAYEVHVESICNVTQAHVHLGEEGENGPVVAWLYPEEGEEPELIEGRFDGTLAEGTITEDDLVGPLEGASAEEVVEMLKDEGAYVNVHTEQHPDGEIRGQIMPDEMPEEESEGDGSEDGEDDEEGSEEEPPEDEDSSDDEDESEDSDDEEDESDDSEGGGDSDTEDDSDGGSGSDDDLDCEDFDTQEEAQEVYEQDTSDPHGLDGDNDGEACETLPGGSSASLNRPFSVVRSLF, from the coding sequence ATGGCAACTGGAAGCGCGGCGGCTGACGAACACGATCACGTCCGGTCCTACTCAGCGGACCTCACTGGTGACCAACAGGTCCCACCAGTCGGAACCGACGCGAGCGGCCACGCTACCTTCGAGGCGAACGAGGACGAGATGACGGTGGCGTACGAGGTCCACGTCGAGTCCATCTGTAACGTCACGCAGGCGCACGTCCACCTCGGCGAGGAGGGCGAGAACGGCCCCGTCGTCGCGTGGCTCTATCCGGAGGAGGGAGAGGAACCCGAACTCATCGAGGGGCGCTTCGACGGCACGCTCGCGGAGGGGACGATCACCGAGGACGACCTCGTCGGCCCGCTCGAGGGCGCGTCGGCAGAGGAGGTCGTCGAGATGCTCAAGGACGAGGGTGCCTACGTCAACGTCCATACCGAGCAGCATCCCGACGGCGAGATCCGCGGACAGATCATGCCCGACGAGATGCCGGAAGAGGAATCCGAAGGGGACGGATCCGAGGACGGCGAGGATGACGAGGAAGGGTCCGAGGAGGAGCCGCCGGAGGACGAGGACTCGTCGGATGACGAAGATGAGTCCGAAGACTCGGATGACGAGGAAGACGAGTCCGATGACTCGGAGGGCGGAGGTGACTCCGATACCGAGGACGACTCCGATGGTGGTAGCGGCAGCGACGACGACCTCGACTGTGAGGACTTCGACACCCAGGAGGAAGCTCAGGAGGTTTACGAGCAGGACACGAGCGATCCCCACGGTCTCGACGGTGACAACGACGGCGAGGCCTGTGAAACGCTACCCGGCGGGAGTTCAGCTTCGCTAAATAGACCGTTCTCGGTCGTCCGTTCCCTGTTCTGA